One genomic window of Desulfobacteraceae bacterium includes the following:
- a CDS encoding ABC transporter substrate-binding protein — protein sequence MSATTSIRKRLLPVMALVVVGLMAFCPAPQAAENLKIGGVFSVTGPTSFLGDPEKKSMEMVVDAINSAGGIDGRMLEAVIYDTEGDPQRAVNAVSKLINRDGVIAIIGPSLTPTTLAVKNLALNAKVPLISCAAGIQITEPVTPWVFKTAQSDVLAVATVYGHIQRSGLKKIGLLSVANAFGESGKQQLEQQAPAFGLEVVAAEKFGAKDSDMTAQLTKIRKAAPDAVICWGTNPGPAVVAKNFGQLGLEMPLYQSHGVASPKFIELAGSAAEGILLPTGKILVAGLLPADDLQKPVLEAYIQQFESRYQMPVSGFGGYAYDAMQLLAKALAGTDGDPEKVRANLEQITGHVGVSGVFNFSPSEHNGLGADAFVMVRIKDGKWELIQD from the coding sequence ATGAGCGCAACGACATCCATCCGCAAGCGTCTTTTACCCGTCATGGCCCTGGTCGTCGTAGGGCTGATGGCATTCTGCCCGGCCCCGCAGGCGGCCGAGAACCTCAAGATCGGGGGGGTCTTCTCGGTCACCGGCCCGACCTCCTTCCTGGGAGACCCCGAAAAAAAGAGCATGGAGATGGTGGTCGACGCCATCAACAGCGCCGGCGGGATTGACGGCCGGATGCTCGAAGCTGTCATCTACGATACCGAAGGCGATCCCCAGCGGGCGGTCAACGCGGTCAGCAAGCTGATCAACCGCGACGGGGTGATCGCGATCATCGGCCCCAGCCTGACCCCCACCACCCTGGCGGTCAAAAACCTGGCGCTCAATGCCAAGGTGCCGCTGATTAGCTGCGCTGCCGGCATCCAGATCACCGAACCGGTCACCCCCTGGGTGTTCAAGACCGCCCAGAGCGACGTCCTGGCCGTGGCCACCGTATACGGTCACATCCAGCGAAGCGGCCTTAAAAAGATCGGGCTGCTGAGCGTTGCCAACGCCTTCGGGGAAAGCGGCAAGCAGCAGCTGGAGCAGCAGGCCCCGGCCTTCGGGTTGGAAGTGGTCGCGGCCGAAAAATTCGGTGCCAAGGATTCGGACATGACCGCCCAGCTCACCAAGATCCGCAAGGCCGCCCCCGACGCGGTGATTTGCTGGGGAACCAATCCCGGACCAGCGGTGGTGGCCAAGAACTTCGGTCAGCTGGGGCTTGAAATGCCCCTCTACCAGAGCCACGGGGTGGCCTCCCCCAAATTCATCGAGCTCGCCGGCAGCGCCGCCGAGGGTATTTTACTGCCCACCGGCAAGATTCTGGTGGCCGGCCTGCTGCCCGCCGACGACCTTCAGAAACCTGTGCTGGAGGCCTACATTCAGCAGTTCGAAAGCCGCTATCAGATGCCGGTCTCCGGCTTCGGCGGCTATGCCTATGATGCCATGCAGCTCTTGGCCAAGGCCCTGGCCGGCACCGACGGCGACCCGGAAAAGGTGCGGGCCAATCTGGAGCAGATCACGGGCCATGTCGGGGTGTCGGGGGTATTCAATTTTTCACCCAGCGAACACAACGGTTTGGGCGCCGATGCCTTCGTGATGGTGCGGATCAAGGACGGCAAATGGGAACTGATCCAGGATTGA
- a CDS encoding ABC transporter ATP-binding protein → MSAAAKTQAEEAPLLLLSSVSKAFGGVQALLEVGFAVAPATIQGLIGPNGAGKTTLFNIISGFYPPDQGRIRYAGRDTGGRANTELVRLGITRTFQNVELFESMSVLENVMVGQHVQSRCGFWGALWRTPGMRREERKIRDRAMALLEFVGLGAVADDRSGDLPFGWQRLLEIARALAAEPRLLLLDEPAAGLNAVETRELATLLLRIKAEGVTQLLVEHDMSLTMEICDRIAVLDQGRLIAEGRPRDIQSDPAVIAAYLGVQPI, encoded by the coding sequence ATGAGCGCAGCCGCAAAAACCCAAGCTGAAGAAGCGCCCCTGCTTCTGCTTTCCTCGGTCAGCAAGGCCTTCGGCGGGGTCCAGGCCCTGCTGGAGGTGGGCTTTGCGGTGGCACCGGCCACCATTCAGGGGCTGATCGGGCCCAACGGGGCCGGTAAGACCACCCTTTTCAACATTATTTCCGGCTTCTACCCCCCCGACCAGGGCAGGATCCGCTACGCCGGCCGCGACACCGGGGGCCGCGCCAACACCGAACTGGTCCGGCTGGGCATCACCCGGACCTTTCAGAACGTCGAGCTCTTCGAAAGCATGAGTGTGCTGGAAAACGTCATGGTGGGGCAGCATGTGCAGTCCCGCTGCGGTTTCTGGGGCGCTCTTTGGCGAACTCCCGGGATGCGCCGCGAGGAGCGGAAAATCCGCGACCGTGCCATGGCGCTGCTGGAATTCGTCGGGCTCGGGGCCGTGGCAGATGACCGCAGCGGCGATCTGCCGTTCGGCTGGCAGCGGCTGCTGGAGATTGCCCGGGCGCTGGCCGCCGAGCCCCGCCTGCTGCTGCTGGACGAGCCGGCCGCCGGCCTGAATGCGGTTGAAACCCGTGAACTGGCCACCCTGCTGCTGCGGATCAAGGCCGAGGGCGTCACCCAACTGCTGGTGGAACATGACATGAGCCTGACCATGGAGATATGCGACCGGATCGCGGTTCTGGACCAGGGGCGGTTGATCGCTGAGGGCCGGCCGCGCGACATCCAATCAGACCCGGCGGTGATTGCGGCCTACCTGGGAGTGCAGCCCATATAA
- a CDS encoding branched-chain amino acid ABC transporter permease, producing MVARFLRRNWAYLVFLGGVGVTGCLVQNAYYFQVLTFIGINTLLALGLNLLMGYAGQISLGHAAFYGIGAYTTAVLTTTWGLSPGLALPCALAIAALVALVVGLPTLKLSGYYLGMGTLGFGMIVHILLREWTEVTGGASGFIGIPPLQFGPIAFTDPRAYFYLVWATVLLSFILSHRLIRSRVGRALRSIHDSEHAARAVGVDTQRLKLQVFIFSAILAALGGFFYAHLINFISPDSFNFLVSVRMVTMVVIGGMASVWGALLGACLLTLLPEWLHAFSDFEMLVYGLILMLVMILLPQGLTRGLLDAYERSRKNPS from the coding sequence ATGGTTGCCCGCTTTCTTCGCCGCAACTGGGCCTACCTCGTCTTCTTGGGGGGCGTCGGGGTCACCGGCTGCCTGGTGCAAAACGCCTACTACTTCCAGGTCCTGACCTTTATCGGGATCAATACCCTCCTGGCCCTGGGGCTCAATCTGCTGATGGGCTACGCCGGCCAGATTTCCCTCGGGCATGCCGCTTTTTACGGCATCGGCGCCTACACCACGGCCGTTCTGACCACCACCTGGGGCCTCTCCCCGGGGCTGGCGCTGCCCTGCGCCCTGGCCATCGCCGCGCTGGTGGCGCTGGTGGTGGGGCTGCCGACCCTCAAACTTTCGGGCTACTACCTGGGCATGGGGACCCTGGGCTTCGGTATGATCGTCCACATTCTGCTGCGCGAGTGGACCGAGGTCACGGGCGGGGCTTCGGGGTTTATCGGCATCCCGCCGCTGCAGTTCGGACCGATCGCCTTCACGGACCCGCGCGCATACTTCTATCTGGTCTGGGCGACGGTCCTGCTGAGTTTCATTCTCAGCCACCGCCTGATCCGCTCCCGGGTGGGGCGCGCCCTGCGCTCCATCCACGACAGCGAACACGCCGCCCGGGCGGTGGGGGTCGACACCCAGCGGCTCAAACTGCAGGTCTTCATTTTCAGTGCGATCCTGGCGGCGCTGGGCGGTTTTTTCTATGCCCATCTGATCAATTTCATCAGCCCCGACTCGTTCAACTTCCTGGTATCGGTGCGCATGGTGACCATGGTGGTGATCGGCGGGATGGCCAGCGTCTGGGGGGCGCTGCTGGGCGCCTGCCTGCTGACGCTGCTGCCCGAGTGGCTGCATGCCTTCTCGGACTTCGAAATGCTGGTCTACGGGTTGATTCTGATGCTGGTGATGATTCTGCTGCCCCAGGGGCTGACCCGGGGCCTTCTGGATGCCTATGAGCGCAGCCGCAAAAACCCAAGCTGA
- a CDS encoding phenylacetate--CoA ligase, whose protein sequence is MIFDIEYETMPREALEAIQLRRLQATLARVYAAVPFYRKQFDQAGLKPGDVQSLKDLRKIPFTTKQDLRENYPFGMFAVPMDNVVRIHASSGTTGQPTVVGYTARDVTTWATLMARSLSAGGATRGDIIHNAYGYGLFTGGLGVHYGAEKLGASVIPVSGGNTKRQIVIMKDFGPTILTATPSYALHLAEVAEEMGVSFRDLRFKYGIFGAEPWSEKMRAEIERKLGLVAVDIYGLSEVIGPGVAIECHEAKKGLHIFEDHFIPEIIDPATGEVLPYGERGELVFTSVTKEAFPVIRYRTRDITTLHAEPCICGRTLVRMEKVSGRTDDMLIIRGVNVFPSQIESVLMEMKGLSPHYQLVVDREGNLDTLTVRVEVDEGVFSDKVKQLQDLERRISKNIKEYLGVSAKVKLVEPKAIARSEGKAVRVIDNRKL, encoded by the coding sequence ATGATTTTCGATATCGAATATGAAACCATGCCCCGGGAGGCCCTGGAAGCGATTCAATTGCGGCGGCTTCAGGCGACCCTCGCACGCGTCTATGCGGCCGTTCCTTTCTACCGCAAACAGTTTGACCAGGCGGGCCTCAAACCCGGCGACGTTCAATCGCTGAAGGATTTGCGCAAAATTCCCTTCACCACCAAACAGGATCTGCGCGAAAACTACCCCTTCGGCATGTTTGCCGTTCCCATGGACAACGTCGTCCGGATCCACGCCTCCTCCGGCACCACCGGCCAGCCCACGGTGGTGGGCTACACCGCCCGCGACGTCACCACCTGGGCCACCCTCATGGCCCGCTCGCTCTCCGCCGGGGGCGCCACCCGCGGCGACATTATCCACAACGCTTACGGCTACGGCCTGTTCACCGGCGGGTTGGGCGTCCACTACGGTGCCGAGAAGCTGGGGGCCTCGGTGATTCCGGTCTCCGGCGGCAACACCAAGCGGCAGATCGTCATCATGAAGGATTTCGGGCCCACGATCCTGACCGCCACCCCGTCCTATGCCCTGCATCTGGCCGAGGTCGCCGAAGAGATGGGGGTTTCGTTCCGGGATCTGCGCTTCAAGTACGGGATTTTCGGCGCCGAACCCTGGTCGGAGAAGATGCGCGCCGAAATCGAGCGCAAACTGGGCTTGGTGGCGGTGGACATCTACGGGTTGAGCGAGGTGATCGGGCCGGGGGTGGCCATCGAGTGCCATGAGGCCAAAAAAGGGCTCCACATTTTCGAGGACCATTTCATCCCCGAAATCATCGACCCCGCCACCGGCGAGGTCCTGCCCTACGGTGAACGTGGCGAGCTGGTCTTCACCTCCGTTACCAAGGAGGCCTTTCCGGTCATCCGCTACCGCACCCGGGACATCACCACCCTGCACGCCGAACCGTGCATCTGCGGCCGTACCCTGGTTCGCATGGAAAAGGTCAGTGGGCGCACCGACGACATGCTGATCATCCGCGGCGTCAACGTCTTCCCCTCCCAGATCGAAAGCGTCCTGATGGAAATGAAAGGCCTGTCGCCCCACTACCAGCTAGTGGTGGACCGTGAGGGCAATCTCGACACCCTGACGGTGCGGGTGGAGGTCGACGAGGGCGTCTTCTCCGACAAAGTCAAGCAGCTTCAGGATCTGGAGCGTCGCATCTCCAAAAACATCAAAGAATACCTCGGGGTTTCGGCCAAGGTCAAACTGGTGGAGCCCAAGGCCATCGCGCGCAGCGAAGGCAAGGCCGTCCGGGTGATCGACAACCGCAAGCTGTGA
- a CDS encoding enoyl-CoA hydratase/isomerase family protein: MAYENIIYGVGEGIATITFNRPKALNALNAELLKELAAALDAIAADEDIRVLVLTGAGQKAFVAGADITELATFNPLQAKLFGRQGQGTIGKLQALDIPVIAAVNGYALGGGSELALACDFIYASENAMFGLPEISLGIIPGFGGTQRLPRLVGINKAKEMIFTGKMVPAAEAAEIGLVNKVCAPEVLMEEVFKTAKAIAAKGKVALRAAKQAINNGINADLTTGCGIELDAFALCMASDDAREGTAAFLEKRKPVFKGRLSR; this comes from the coding sequence ATGGCTTACGAGAACATCATTTACGGCGTCGGGGAAGGCATCGCCACCATCACGTTCAATCGTCCCAAGGCCTTGAATGCGCTCAACGCGGAGCTTTTAAAGGAGCTTGCGGCCGCGCTGGATGCGATTGCAGCCGACGAGGATATCCGGGTGCTGGTGCTCACCGGCGCCGGTCAGAAGGCCTTCGTGGCCGGTGCCGACATTACGGAGCTGGCGACTTTCAACCCGCTGCAGGCCAAGCTCTTCGGCAGGCAGGGGCAGGGCACCATCGGCAAGCTGCAGGCCCTGGACATTCCGGTGATCGCCGCCGTAAACGGCTATGCCCTGGGCGGCGGCAGTGAATTGGCGCTGGCCTGCGATTTTATCTACGCTTCCGAAAACGCCATGTTCGGTCTTCCGGAGATTTCCCTGGGAATCATTCCGGGCTTCGGCGGCACCCAGCGCTTGCCGCGCCTGGTGGGCATCAACAAGGCCAAGGAAATGATCTTCACCGGCAAAATGGTGCCCGCCGCCGAGGCCGCCGAAATCGGGCTGGTCAACAAGGTGTGCGCACCCGAGGTTCTGATGGAGGAGGTTTTCAAGACCGCCAAAGCCATTGCCGCCAAGGGCAAGGTCGCCTTGCGGGCCGCAAAGCAGGCGATCAACAACGGCATCAACGCCGATCTGACCACCGGCTGCGGCATCGAGCTCGATGCTTTCGCCCTCTGCATGGCCAGCGATGACGCCCGGGAGGGGACGGCGGCCTTCCTGGAAAAGCGCAAACCCGTTTTCAAAGGGCGCTTGAGCCGCTAG
- a CDS encoding DMT family transporter: MPPCAPQSSPPAVAPVLALLLGVVAVSTGAIFARLADAPALVTAAYRVGLATLVLAPLACWRGSAELRALSARHWRLAVLSGFFLALHFATWISSLDYTSVANSVVLVNTNPLWVGLLTPLIAREPIRRAALIGILLSVVGGVIIGIGDFAGGGRALWGDFLALCGSLCAAVYLLLGRRLRQRLSLLAYVFICYGSAAVFLWLAVLALGLPLRGFSSGTWGAFWAMALFTQLVGHTCYNWALKWFSAGFIAVSLLGEPIGSALLAYLLFEEALTWPKVLGAGLILLAICWAAAVEK, translated from the coding sequence ATGCCCCCTTGCGCCCCGCAATCATCGCCCCCCGCCGTTGCCCCCGTGCTGGCGCTGCTTTTGGGCGTCGTGGCGGTTTCCACCGGCGCCATTTTTGCCCGCCTGGCCGATGCCCCGGCTTTGGTGACTGCCGCCTACCGGGTGGGCCTGGCGACCCTGGTGCTGGCGCCCCTGGCCTGCTGGCGGGGGAGCGCTGAGCTGCGCGCCCTGTCGGCCCGCCACTGGCGGCTGGCGGTCCTGTCGGGGTTTTTCCTGGCGCTGCACTTCGCCACCTGGATCTCCTCGCTGGACTACACCTCCGTGGCCAACAGCGTGGTGCTGGTCAACACCAACCCCCTTTGGGTGGGGCTGCTGACGCCCCTGATCGCCCGTGAGCCGATCCGTCGGGCGGCGCTGATCGGCATCCTGCTCAGCGTGGTCGGCGGGGTGATCATCGGGATCGGGGATTTCGCCGGCGGCGGGCGCGCCCTCTGGGGCGATTTCCTGGCCCTTTGCGGGAGCCTCTGCGCAGCGGTCTACCTGCTGCTCGGCCGCCGCTTGCGGCAGCGGCTCTCCCTGCTGGCCTATGTTTTCATCTGCTACGGCAGCGCCGCTGTTTTCCTGTGGTTGGCGGTGCTCGCCTTGGGGCTGCCGCTGCGCGGTTTCAGCAGCGGCACCTGGGGGGCCTTCTGGGCCATGGCGCTTTTCACCCAGTTGGTGGGCCACACCTGCTATAACTGGGCCCTGAAGTGGTTCAGCGCTGGCTTTATCGCCGTCAGCCTGCTGGGGGAGCCGATCGGCAGCGCGCTCCTGGCCTATCTGCTCTTCGAGGAAGCCTTGACCTGGCCCAAAGTGCTGGGCGCCGGTCTGATCCTGCTGGCGATTTGCTGGGCGGCGGCTGTAGAAAAGTAG
- a CDS encoding branched-chain amino acid ABC transporter permease — protein MQELLQYLFSGITNGAIYAVIAVGFALLFNATELINFAHGEFVMLGALGMVTLYNGLGLPLAAAFLLTTLGVSAVGFLFERFAIRTVKRPDAIVLVIITVGASIFLRGVAMLGWGKDAHSVAPFSDHPPLSIAGANLLPQSLWILTIVLGAVLGLHLFFTRSLTGKAMLASAISRRAAWLVGIPTGRMVQLAFVLSAAMGAVAGVIIAPITMCSYDMGTLLGLKGFCAAMLGGLGSLWGGVLGGFLLGVLEALGVGFLSSSLKDAIAFVLLLLILYIRPAGLLGARKVQRF, from the coding sequence ATGCAGGAACTTTTGCAGTACCTTTTTTCCGGCATCACCAACGGTGCGATTTACGCCGTCATCGCCGTCGGCTTCGCTTTGCTCTTCAACGCCACCGAGCTGATCAATTTCGCCCATGGGGAGTTTGTCATGCTGGGGGCCCTGGGAATGGTCACCCTATACAACGGCCTGGGGCTGCCCCTGGCGGCGGCATTTCTGCTGACCACGCTGGGGGTGAGCGCCGTGGGTTTTCTCTTCGAGCGCTTCGCCATTCGGACGGTCAAACGCCCGGACGCCATCGTGCTGGTGATCATCACGGTGGGGGCCTCCATTTTTCTGCGCGGGGTCGCAATGCTCGGCTGGGGCAAAGACGCGCACAGTGTTGCCCCGTTTTCGGACCACCCGCCGCTGAGCATCGCCGGCGCCAACCTGCTGCCCCAGAGCCTCTGGATTCTGACCATCGTTCTGGGGGCGGTTCTCGGCCTGCATCTGTTTTTCACCCGCTCCCTGACCGGCAAGGCCATGCTGGCCTCCGCCATCAGCCGGCGGGCGGCCTGGCTGGTGGGGATCCCCACCGGGCGGATGGTGCAGCTGGCCTTTGTTCTGAGTGCGGCCATGGGGGCGGTGGCCGGTGTTATCATCGCACCGATCACCATGTGCAGCTACGACATGGGCACGCTTCTTGGTCTGAAAGGGTTCTGCGCGGCCATGCTGGGGGGGCTCGGCAGCCTGTGGGGAGGGGTGTTGGGCGGTTTCTTGCTGGGGGTGCTGGAGGCCCTGGGGGTGGGGTTTTTGTCCTCTTCCCTCAAGGATGCCATCGCCTTCGTCCTGCTACTGCTGATTCTCTACATTCGCCCGGCGGGTCTGCTCGGCGCCCGCAAGGTTCAGAGGTTTTAG
- a CDS encoding ACT domain-containing protein: protein MWVKQISVFLENTSGRIAEVTGTLAEAGVNIRALAMADTADFGVLRLIVDNTAKAEAALKAKGFTVGKTDVVAAEVEDRPGGLHRILQLLHEGQINVEYMYAFVQQSGNNAVMIFRFDQIEKAVALLRQNGVTVIDDDRIYQL, encoded by the coding sequence ATGTGGGTTAAACAGATCTCAGTCTTTTTGGAAAACACCTCCGGCCGGATCGCGGAGGTCACCGGGACCCTGGCCGAGGCCGGGGTCAACATCCGCGCCCTGGCCATGGCGGACACGGCTGATTTCGGCGTGTTGCGCCTGATCGTCGACAACACCGCAAAGGCCGAAGCGGCCCTCAAGGCCAAAGGTTTTACTGTCGGCAAGACCGATGTGGTGGCGGCCGAGGTCGAAGATCGCCCCGGCGGACTGCACCGGATTCTGCAGCTGCTGCACGAGGGGCAGATCAACGTGGAGTACATGTACGCCTTTGTTCAGCAAAGCGGCAACAACGCCGTGATGATCTTCCGCTTCGACCAGATCGAGAAGGCGGTCGCGCTGCTGCGCCAAAACGGCGTCACCGTGATTGATGACGACCGCATTTACCAACTATGA